Part of the Prunus dulcis chromosome 8, ALMONDv2, whole genome shotgun sequence genome is shown below.
TCTGCCTTGGAGATTCTAAAACCAAGGTACAAGATTCAAGAGTCTCAGCTCCACTGACTTGAACCACGTCTGAATTGAAAATTCCAACTTCGAAGGATTTGAGACTGGAGGAAGGTAGAATATGaggtgaaatattataatgaGGGAAAAATACGGATACTGACAAATGCTCAAGGGAAGGGCTACTTGAAATTAATTGGGCGAAAGTCCCGTAATGCATGTTCACACTTGTGAGGGACACTGTTTTCAAACAGGGAAGGCGGCCTATAGGAGGATCATTATTACTGTCATCCGTTATTAGGACGAACTCTAGATTCAAGGAGGTTAAATACTTTGCATCAAGAAGGGTCTGCATGGATATTACATAATAATTGAAGGAAGAAGTTGAAGTTAAGGACAAATACTGAATGCAAGGGCAGCCTGAAATCAATGAGGAGATCACAGACGAGACTTGGAGTCTCACTGTTGTTAGGGACAGAGTTTTCAATGAGGGCAGGCTTATAGGTTCACCCCTGTTCGCTATGGTCGCATTCTCCAAATTCAAACTAGTTATAGACTTTGCATTATGAAGGGGCGAGAGTAACGCAAAGCCAAGGGACCGGTGTATACGGCTGAAGCTGATATCTAACTCTTTGACTCTTCTTTCAACTGCAAAACCCAACCACTTGTTGAATTTGTATCTGTCTTCAAATAAACAGAACTTCATGTGAAGCCGGAATTTGTCTAAGTGCTCGTATTTCTCTTGAATTTCCAAACACCTGTCCACAAAATTGATGAACTCTGCATGTGGCTTGTCCTCCTCCTCTTCGAAATCTAGTACTGGGACTGAAGACCACAGCCCTGCCCATTGCTTGCAAAGAGAGCTCATGCGGATGGCATGTTTTGTGGGAAGGAATTGGAGGACGTGGTGGATTACAAGGACAGGTAAGTGAGGTATTGCGGC
Proteins encoded:
- the LOC117638499 gene encoding putative F-box/FBD/LRR-repeat protein At1g66290 encodes the protein MATAAIPHLPVLVIHHVLQFLPTKHAIRMSSLCKQWAGLWSSVPVLDFEEEEDKPHAEFINFVDRCLEIQEKYEHLDKFRLHMKFCLFEDRYKFNKWLGFAVERRVKELDISFSRIHRSLGFALLSPLHNAKSITSLNLENATIANRGEPISLPSLKTLSLTTVRLQVSSVISSLISGCPCIQYLSLTSTSSFNYYVISMQTLLDAKYLTSLNLEFVLITDDSNNDPPIGRLPCLKTVSLTSVNMHYGTFAQLISSSPSLEHLSVSVFFPHYNISPHILPSSSLKSFEVGIFNSDVVQVSGAETLESCTLVLESPRQIKCIRLDGCKNLKHLSIRAPPLPNFTLQLHGCKHLVNVSLDIPKLYFTRISSNVEWRNFYSLAYYLGKFQSFENISLYVDDAEALIFPKNMRKFYDPPLRTVNTLTVFISSPRGAKDSKLRHSLFWLGPKSLSIIYSDL